CCGCCGAAGCCGCCGCCCGACGAACCGCCACCGCCCTGATCCCAGCTACCACCGCCACCGCCGCCGCTGAAGCCGCCGGAGCGACCGCCGCCGCCGCCCATGCCGCCGCCTGCACCGCCGCTGCCTTGCGGACCATCAAGCATGGTAAGCGTGCCGCCGAGGCCCTGGATGACGATTTCGGTGCTGTAGCGGTCCTGCCCGTTCTGGTCCTGCCACTTGCGGGTCTGCAGCTTGCCTTCCACGAAGACCTTGCTGCCCTTCTTCAGGAAGCGTTCGACCACGCTGACGAGGCCTTCGGAGAAGATCGCGACCGTGTGCCACTCGGTCTTTTCCTTGCGCTCCCCGGTCGCCTTGTCCTTCCACTGTTCGGACGTGGCGATGCGCAGGTTGGCGACCTTGCCGCCATTCTGGAAGCTGCGGATTTCCGGATCAGCGCCCAGATTGCCAATCAGCATGACCTTGTTGAGCGAACCCGCCATCGAAATACCCTTCCCGTCAATGTCTTGATCCTGCCCGCGAGGATGCGCTGCGAATCTGTGACAGGCAATAGGCAAGGTTGGCCGCCTGCGCGAGGCGCGGCTTAAGGATAATCACCAGTTCGGATGCGTTATTGTCCGCCTACCGCTGCGCTGCTTGAGGCCGGTTACCGCGCCGGGTAGCGCAGCCGCCCGAGGAAGCGCGTCAGGCTCGGCAGTTCGCGGTCCTTGCCGAGAAACTGCGCCTTGGCCTTTTCGAACTTCATCACGCCGTCGATCCGCCGGTCGAGGAAGGCATAGGTATCGGCCTTGCCCTCGGAATCGTCGTTCACGAACACCGCCAGCGTTGCCGAGTAGATGCCCGCGAGGATCGCGCGCTTGGTATAGTGGTTGTAATCGGTCGCTGTGTCGCCCGCGAGCCGCCACATGATGTCGGCGGAACGCCAGCCGAGCTTCAGCCCGCGGCGCGCGTTCTGCGGCTGTGCCATCACCGCCAGCGCGCGGCGCACGGCTTCATCAATATGGGAAACCGCTTCCAGCCGGAAGGCGACCAGCGCGCGGATGCGTTCACGGATCTTGAGCGTGGCGAGGCGTTCTGCCGGCCATTCGGCCTCCATCGCCTGATCGACGCTGGTGATCCACGCCTCGACCATGTCCATCGGCTTCGCGCCCGGAAAGGCGAGCTTTGCCACATCGACGTCGGCACCCGCCATTTCGGCAGCGGCGACCAGCGCGGTTTCGTTCCACCCGTCAAAGATCGCAGAGGCCGCGATATCGGGGGCGAGGGCGACGCGCAGTTCGTCGAGCGTGAGATCGGAAAAATCGGTCATGTCAGAAAGAAGGCCCGTAATCTTTCTTGGTTCCCGCCGCCGCGCGCTTCTTGTCGGCGTTTTCGAATTCTTGCAGCATCAGCGTGTTGCTGCTCATCAATGTCACGTAATCGCGCGCGGACCGGCCCGAGTTGTCATTGTGATCGGGGTCTGCACCCTTTTCCAGCAGCAGCCGCACCATCGCCACGTTGCGCGCGTGCACGGCGGCGATCAGCGGCGTTTCGCCCGTCTGGTCAGACACATTGACGGTCGCCCCGCCCTTGATCAGCGCCTCCACCCCGTCGGCAAAGCCCATCGCGGTTGCCAGCTGGAGCGGGGTGATGCCCTTCTTGTTGCGGATGTTCGGATCGGCCCCGCGTTGCAGCAGGAAGCGAATCCACAAGACATCGCTGCGCGCCACCACCACATGCAGGCCGGTATCGCCGCTGGTGATGTCGCGGGCGTTGACGATCTGGGTGCCCGGCTTGGACAGCATGTCGGTTGCCTTGTCGCCGTCACGTTCCTTGACCGCTTCGAGGAACTGGTAGCCTTCCGACTGGAACTGCGCGGCGGCCGGAACGGCCAGCGCCAGCGCAAGGGCAGGCACAATCGCGCTGGCAATCGCGCGGCGAGTCCCTAACTTGCGCAAAACATCGAGAGCCAAGGTTTGATCCTTTCGCATTACCTGCCACACAAATCGTGAGGCACGGCGCGGGGGCGGGCCGAGCCGCCATTCGCAAGCGACCAGTTAGCAGAGCATGAACCGCATCAACAAGCCTTCCGCCACACTCTCCGTCGCAATTGCGGCTGCTCTGGCGCTTGCCGGGTGCGGCGCGACCACTCCGAAGGAAGAGCCGCCACTGGCAGGCGCGTCGATCGGGGGTGATTTCACGCTCACCAACAGCAAGGGTGAAACCGTGCGCTGGGGTGATTTTGCGGGCAAATACCGCATCGTCTATTTCGGCTACGCCTATTGCCCCGATATCTGCCCCACCGACATGCAGCGCGTGGCGCAGGGGCTGAAGGTGCTGAAGGCGCAGGACCCGGCCAAGGCGGCAAAGATCACGCCGATCTTCATCTCGGTCGATCCCGAACGCGATACGCCCGCGGTGGTGGGAGAATTCACCGCTGCCTTCTCCCCCGACATCGTCGGGCTGACCGGCACGCCCGAACAGGTCGCCGCCGCGGCCAAGGCCTTTGCGGTGGCTTACGGCAAGGGGGAAACCACCGAAGGCGGCGGCTACCTCGTCGATCATTCGACCATCACCTTCCTGTTCGGCCCCGATGGCGCGCCGCTTGCGACGCTGCCCACCGACAAGGGCGGCGAAGCGGTGGCGGCGGAACTGGACCGATGGGTGAACTGAGGGAGCGTTTCTGGGAGCTGCCCCTGGGCGAGCTGACCCGGCCCGAATGGGAAGCGCTGTGCGATGGCTGCGGCCGCTGCTGCCTGCACAAGCTGGAGGACGAGGACACCGGCGAGGTGATCGACACCAACATCGCCTGCCGCCTGCTCGACACCCGCACCGCGCAGTGCAGCGATTATCGCAACCGCAAGGCCTTCGTCCCCGATTGCCTGCGCCTGACGCTCAGGATCGTCGAACAGGTGAGCTGGCTGCCCAAGACCTGCGCCTACCGCCTGCGCAACGAGGGCCGTCCGCTCCCGGACTGGCACTACCTTCTCTCGGGCGACCGCGATGCGGTGCGACGGGCAGGCGTGTCGATCGTGGGACGCGCGGTCAGCGAAGTGGATGCCGGGCCGATCGAGCACCACATCACCGAATGGCCCCGCGCGCGTGGCGACTGGCGGAAGGTCGACACATGATCGACTGGCTGCGCGGCGCCTCGGTCAAACGGCCCCTCGATCCCGATATCGACCTTGGCGGCAAGCGCGTGCCGATCGTGCTGAAGCGGATGCGCAATGCGCGGCGGCTGACGCTGCGGCTCGCGCCCGATGGCAGCGAGGTGCGGATCACCCTGCCCGCCTGGGCCGAGGGGCGCGAGGCCCTCGCCTTCGCCCATGCGCGCAAGGGCTGGCTGGCCGAACAATTCGCCAAGATGCCGCAA
This DNA window, taken from Porphyrobacter sp. ULC335, encodes the following:
- the ssb gene encoding single-stranded DNA-binding protein, whose amino-acid sequence is MAGSLNKVMLIGNLGADPEIRSFQNGGKVANLRIATSEQWKDKATGERKEKTEWHTVAIFSEGLVSVVERFLKKGSKVFVEGKLQTRKWQDQNGQDRYSTEIVIQGLGGTLTMLDGPQGSGGAGGGMGGGGGRSGGFSGGGGGGSWDQGGGGSSGGGFGGGGAPAGGGGYDDLDDDIPF
- a CDS encoding COQ9 family protein encodes the protein MTDFSDLTLDELRVALAPDIAASAIFDGWNETALVAAAEMAGADVDVAKLAFPGAKPMDMVEAWITSVDQAMEAEWPAERLATLKIRERIRALVAFRLEAVSHIDEAVRRALAVMAQPQNARRGLKLGWRSADIMWRLAGDTATDYNHYTKRAILAGIYSATLAVFVNDDSEGKADTYAFLDRRIDGVMKFEKAKAQFLGKDRELPSLTRFLGRLRYPAR
- a CDS encoding ankyrin repeat domain-containing protein, whose translation is MALDVLRKLGTRRAIASAIVPALALALAVPAAAQFQSEGYQFLEAVKERDGDKATDMLSKPGTQIVNARDITSGDTGLHVVVARSDVLWIRFLLQRGADPNIRNKKGITPLQLATAMGFADGVEALIKGGATVNVSDQTGETPLIAAVHARNVAMVRLLLEKGADPDHNDNSGRSARDYVTLMSSNTLMLQEFENADKKRAAAGTKKDYGPSF
- a CDS encoding SCO family protein — encoded protein: MNRINKPSATLSVAIAAALALAGCGATTPKEEPPLAGASIGGDFTLTNSKGETVRWGDFAGKYRIVYFGYAYCPDICPTDMQRVAQGLKVLKAQDPAKAAKITPIFISVDPERDTPAVVGEFTAAFSPDIVGLTGTPEQVAAAAKAFAVAYGKGETTEGGGYLVDHSTITFLFGPDGAPLATLPTDKGGEAVAAELDRWVN
- a CDS encoding YcgN family cysteine cluster protein, with amino-acid sequence MGELRERFWELPLGELTRPEWEALCDGCGRCCLHKLEDEDTGEVIDTNIACRLLDTRTAQCSDYRNRKAFVPDCLRLTLRIVEQVSWLPKTCAYRLRNEGRPLPDWHYLLSGDRDAVRRAGVSIVGRAVSEVDAGPIEHHITEWPRARGDWRKVDT